Part of the Zingiber officinale cultivar Zhangliang chromosome 8A, Zo_v1.1, whole genome shotgun sequence genome, GTCCGCCAGCCAGGGGATAAAACGATATATTCCCCCCGAGATAGCGAGATAAAAAGGGGGTGCGTAACGCGCTCGAGATTCTTGTCTTTCGGCTGCACCGTTTTATTCTGGTGGCAAACAACTGAACCGTTATATTCGCCCGCCCTATATAAGGCTCCTCCGCCTCGCTTGAAACTCCGCCAGGCTTCCGTTCCTTGTCTATTGCTTCTACATTAGGGTTTTCGTTAGGTTTCCGTCCTCTGCTCCCGTTCCGTTCTGGGGCTTCGTATTGTGATCTACATCTTCTTTGCCTCCCTTGATTGCTTGGGAATATTGGCTGCTGCTGGAATGGGGATTCCCGGCGAGTTCTGCTGTTCTCGCTGGTGGCTGTTCTTAGCTCTTTAAGCGATCTATTTGATTAAGTTTCCTTCTGAAGGGCCGGCGTGGGTATTCCGTGGTCGTCGGAGGCCTCCTGCTTCGCTTGAGGGGGTGGCCGGGGCTCCGGCCTCGGCGGCTTTCGAAGCCCCCATCTTGAGATTCAGATCTGAGAAGGtaggttttctttttgttttgtggCTGCGACCGGGAAGAGATGCCGGCCCTCGCGTGCGTAGATGCTGCAGTTGTGCCCCCTGGCTACGCCTTCGCGAGAGATGGCGCTCTTCCCGCGCCGAGGGCATTCCTTGGCGGCGCTCCGACGACGGGAGATTACGACACCTCTGACTTTTCTGCGCCCTGGTCCACCGCCCATTCCAGCGCCCTTTATCGGATCGACGGATGGGGCGCGCCTTACTTTCGCGTCAATTCCTCCGGCGACATCGCCGTGCGGCCGCACGGTGCCGCCACCCTTCCCCACCAGGAGATCGACCTCATGAAGGTTGTAAAGAAGGCCTCTGCTTCCAAATCTTCCGGCGGGCTTGGCCTCCGCCTTCCGCTCCTCGTCCGCCTTCCAGACGTCCTGAAGCACCGGCTGGAGTCCCTTCATGCCGCCTTTGACTTTGCCATCCAATCCGTCGGGTACGGTGGGCGCTACCATGGCGTCTACCCGGTGAAATGCAACCAGGACCGCTACATCGTGGAGGATATCGTTGAGTTCGGTGCGCCGTTCCATTACGGCCTCGAGGCCGGATCCAAGGCGGAGCTCCTCCTCGCCATGAGTTGCCTTACTCGAGGCAGCCCGGACGCTCTCCTTGTCTGCAATGGATACAAGGACGAGGAGTACATTGCCCTCGCCCTCATCGCCCGAAGCATGAATCTCAACACCGTGATCGTCCTGGAGCAGGAGGAGGAGCTCGACACGGTTGTCGAGACCAGCCGGAGGCTTGGCATCCGGCCGGTAATCGGTCTCCGCGCCAAGCTTCGTACCAAGCATTCTGGTCATTTTGGATCCACCTCTGGAGAAAAGGGCAAGTTCGGCCTGACCACCATGCAAACCCTATCTGTTGTCCAGAAACTCCAGCGCCTAGAGATGCTCGATTGCCTGCAGCTCCTCCACTTCCATATCGGCTCGCAGATCCCATCCACCTCGCTGCTCGCCGAAGGCGTCGTCGAGGCCGCCCAAATATACTGCGAGCTCTCCAGGCTTGGAGCCTCCATGCGCGTCATCGACATTGGCGGTGGCCTCGGCATCGACTACGACGGCTCTCACTCCGGCGATTCGGACATGTCCGTGAATTATGGCCTCGAAGAATACGCCTGCACCGTGGTGCGGACCGTGATGTTGGCATGCGACCGCAAGAATGTAAACCATCCAATTATCTGCAGCGAGAGCGGCCGCGCCCTGGTGTCCCATCATTCCGTGCTCATCTTCGAAGCAGTCTCATCCGACTCCATCAAGGCCGATGCATCGCCATTCGCCAGTCCCAATCTTTCCTTCCTCGCCGACGAGCTTGCGGACGACGCGCGTGCCGGTTACAACAGTCTGATGGCCGCTGCGTTTCGCAGAGACTATGAATCCTCTGCAATCTATGCAGAGCAGTTGAAGCGGACATGCGTCGAACACTTCAAGGACGGTATCATTGGCCTTGAACATTTGGCAGCCGTGGATGGCCTTTGCGATATCGTGACGAAGAAATTAGGCGTGGCTGATCAGGTGAAGACTTACCATGTAAATTTGTCCATCTTCAACTCGATTCCAGATTTGTGGAGCATCGGGCAAGTCTTCCCAATTGTCCCAATCCATCATCTCGACCAGCGGCCGGGAGTGAAGGGCGTTCTTTCCGACCTAACTTGCGACAGCGATGGGAAGGTGAACCAGTTCATCGGAGGGCTGACGAGCCTACCGCTGCACGAATTCGGCGGCGGCGGTGGGGGCGGGTACTATTTGGGGATGTTCCTCGGAGGGGCTTACCAGGAGGCGCTTGGGGGGCTGCACAACCTGTTCGGGGGGCCGAGCGTTGTGCGCGTGGCGCAGAGCGACGGGCCGTACTGCTTCGCGGTTACGCTGGCGGTTCCCGGCTCGTCCTGCGCCCAGGTCCTGCAAGCGATGCGGCATGAGCCCGAAGTGATGTTCGAGGCGCTCAAGCACCGCGCAGCAGAGTGCGGGGTGGGGGGCGCCGACGCCATTATGCGCGCTTTCCATTCGATGCCGTACCTCATCTGCCGGACCGGCGGAGGCGTGGGCGGAGGTGATGCTATCGGCAGCGACTCAGACGGGTGCTGCGGCGGTGGGGACGTGATTGGCAGCGACTCGGATGGGTGCTGCGGCGGAGGTGAGGAGGAAGACGAAGACGACTGGGGCTTCATGCGTTCCTTGATCATGTGAAGGTGATTGATTCTGCTGCGTTCTCCTAGTATAGTCTCCGTCGACAATTTAGTGGTCCTGGTCGTCGTAGTTGTCGTCGTCGCAGTGTGTCGTCGGTCTCTTATTTTCTGTTCAATCATGGTAGCGGGGTGGGCGTGTTAGATCCGCATCTACTTTTGGCGATGGCGTCTGATCGCTCACGTGACTCGTTGGTCTTTTCTCATTTCCTTGCAAATTTCCTTGTTCCAATTTACTAATTGTTCTTCTCATATTTTATCATCGTGCTCTGCTAGTCTGCTAGATTTCATATTAATCGACGCAGCAACTTTGTTAGCTAAAATACATTTGTTATATTATTTCAGCAACATTTCGCTTCTATAAATGCATTATGGCTTTGTAATATGTGTTATCTCCTTTAATCAGGATTTCAAGTATTTTTTGACAttcaaagattttaaattttgattttcagcATTTTATAATCAAGGTGCACATCAAAGGCATATGAAGCCCTCAGATAATCCCCAGGGATTGGCTAGCTCACACTGTGTACGTAATTTTATGACGTGGAATTAAAGTTTACATATATTAATCCAAAATATAAAAGAGCTTGAAAATCATATATTATGTTATATGAGCATTCTTGCAGTTATTTTTatgttataataaaatttatgtttttaattgtAATGGTTGtcctttttaattattaaaatattttgactATAAACATTTTAATGAcccaaaaaatctttaaaactttgcTATACAGGATCATTACGTTTTTGCTGAAATTAACTCAGATTTATTTGTCAAGAGGACGTGGAGGTGGGATAGACGAATCGAGCAGAAGAGTCCTTGACCACGTAGAAATGGTTCACCAATCAAACGAGTTGTAAACAAGTAAAAGCAGAATTATTAAATAGATTGACTCGTTAATGATTGATCAACTTAACTATAGCGTTGAGTTGACTATTAAATCCATTGTAAATTTAAAACACATACAATTCAAAAAGTATTCATTTAGTCGATCGAAAAAAGATTAAACCGATCCATTGAACTAAATATGATAAACTTAGTACCTTAGGTGATCGGttttatcttaaaatttaaaaattttccatcctattaaaataaattaggaagtgtgTATATCttaaaagtttaatattttttaattatgtgttctatttaattttttttttataaatttattatagtTGGAAATCAAATTATAAGTATTTGAATAACAATCTAAATATACTATCGTTGTATTATAGTTTCAGATGACCTATATTAATGGATAATTAAAagtcttatttttttaatgaatccattaaaattatttgaatagACTATAATGAATTTGAGCTAACAAGGGCTGTGTCGACTGCCAATAGCTATTGGTTATTGTCCGATAATATTTTCTTACTTAATATTTTAGTTGAGGTGCGAcagaattaaattttttttttataattttcatatttaattttttgaaataatcaatTTAAGAGGTGATCGATAGATAAATTTTTTATGGGTCATTCAAATAAATTCAGAGATATCAAAAACGAAACTCGGTAGCTAGTGtcacaagttttttttttgaaaagaggAAATTAATTCAACAATACACCAAATTGTCCCACGAATATCTAATGAGCCATAGAAGTGTTGAACCGTAGCACCTAACCCTTTTATCAAAAAAGTACTTAATGTTTACAGTCGATTCATAATCAAATAATCTTTATATAACTAAAACGTCTCTAGATTACGATATAACGATAAGACATTTAAATTATCATCTATATACTAACTGTTCAATTCTTAACTATAGtgagtttatatatatttttttaaatgagaGCACAAATAAACTTTCCTATTTATCCTAataattcttaaaaaaattaaggccagctaaaaaaaaattagctGACTTTATCATTTTCGCTATATAACTAAAACAACCGAACCTTCTCTCACTTTTActgtttaaaataaattcatctACGATTTAATCTTATTTTCTTATTCTCACTTTTAGTCATTTTTAATAAACTCATATTGGATTTCCCTTGATCTTATTTGTCGTAATCAAGCTGAATGAGGACACGTTGAAACATATTAAAATCAAATGATAAGATTAGATTTCACAAATTGCATACCTAACTTTTATAATATCAATCATACGGCGCATTTTCTTATTATACCCTTTTTCACGAAATAATTATATTGGTTTGCATGTGTATGTTCAATATTAAAAACTTTATTACTATGAATTTATGCTATTAAATTTAGTTATAAGGATATAGATATATTAAGGAAATTTGTAAAAGTacattgattttaatttaaaatgattcaGATTTTTCTAAATTCATCAATCAATTTCAGATAAAACTAATTGAGGGATCTAGAAATATTTGAATCACTCCAAATCAAACCTAATTTACTTCTGAAAGTCtcaataaattttaaacttacaaAACAGGATAAAATTTGTCATAATCTCATTTAAGGCCTAGGATATTGATATCCACTAGCCAACGCCACTAAAGAGTTTTTAGGGCTCCTTCATGTgaaaaatatcaaacttttaTATTTCCTAATGATGTAGGTCTATCGATCTAGAAAACTccatatcattttaaattaaaaccAATGCACTTAAAGTTTAATTAATATATCTATGCTCTTATACATATTTATGGAATCATAATTCTACGTAAAATTGATTTAGAGTCAGGATCAAATTAGTTATGATTGGATTGTAGAAACGatcttattaaaaaatattaaaattttatgatacatgagtatatatatatatatatatatactcatgtatcataaattttaatatatataatatttatatttatatatttatattataaaatGAAAGAGTATAAATTTTCTATtaacaccaccaccaccaccaccataataataataataataataataattttaaagtcATAACCCTAACTCTACCATAGacgaaaaaatataataataaaagattaaaaatcTTTCGAGTCTCTGAAAATGTTTTAAACGATATTTTTTCAGGTTTGAAATTGGGTGGTTAAAGATAACCTTGTAACTAATTATAGATCTCTTAATGAACTTTAATTTGATATAGTATATttctctataattcaatctgagTAAAAAATTATGATATCTCAAAGCTTCCACGGATCCAGCTTTGATCCTGATCTGATTTTACTGTAAAAATTGATTATGCGCAATCTAGGATCGATTTGTGCTTTCAAATTGTAAGATCATACAATCCTATGATCTAAAGTCATGATTTTACAAACTATGTACTCAGACTTGAATTCAGGGCCGACCCTGACTTTTGGAGGCCCTTGGGCGAAAAGAGAAAAGTGACTTCTATAGGAAAAAAATTTACTAACTTACAATTTGAATATGAtttaatagaaaatttgaaaatcaatatatttcatttaaaatatggCAGATTTCATACAAAATTTATCTCTCAAGATTCTTCAAAAAGTATAATACCATACAAAATATGTTTCCTAAGTTTCTTCAAAAAGTATAAtacctacaaataaaaaaaagtatgaaataatcattgaaaaaaatTATATCTTCAAGCATTTTGAGAAACAAAAGCATCAATAAGGTCTTCAAAATCAAGTTTTTCTATCACTTCATTTTCGATACATAAAATTGTTAAGCCatttacattcaaatcattatcataattttctctcaattcttcttgCTCATTCATTGTATGATtatgatcatcattttctctcaatttttTCCGCTCATTGATTGCATGATTATTTAATTCTTCTTGATTACTCAATTACTATTCATTTGTTACAtaatcatttagttcttcttgacTTTCTTCTTGCAATTCATCAactgaatttttaattgaagagCTAGCTTTAAAAAACTTACGAATAACACCTTTATGGGATTTAATAATCTGTttcattctttttcttttgtttcttttttaactccaagattgatatttttttaaaaaaacatgtttgtattacaaatttcaagtttaaaaataaaacacacaaaagTAGCAACAAAGCTAACAATGAAATAAACACGAGcagtgaaaataatagtcaaagaacAATAAAGTCTGGTTTGTGCTTGAAGCAATCGATATAACTTATTTTATGATGATTAAAATTAGGATGATttatttaaactcttttaaatctataagaaaaatcataaaatattaagTCCAAtataatacaatattaaaaatcaatattgaatattgccaataagaaaaaatatagataagtaggtAATTTACattgtaagtttatatattgatgaatggtgatgttgatgaaattaaattaaattttttttctaatttaattagaagagattcaaaggagaagaagggaggaaATTAGCGTTCAAGATTTATATTTTACTCTTTAGAATCTTATGATTTTTGTAACCAAATTAATGAagaaaaaattgtataaaaaataaaatctttgaaagagaaaaaatgatcgtttatttttcttttttttttttctttcatttcttttttaaattttttacttaaatgttaatagaaaatatattttttagatcTTTATTAAAACAgttcaacaatatatatatatatttggacctttattaaaataatccaatcaaatatattttttaagtttttatcaaaacaatctaagtatatataatatatattatatatgcatgtcaaattTAGGGGCCCCTAAAAATCGAGAGCCCTTGGCCATCGCCCCCGGTGACATGCCTCAGGGCCGGCCCTGCTTGAATTCGATAGCATAGTTTTGATATAATTTATAAAGTCCCCATAATTCAATCCGAGTAGTGAATTTGTAAACTTATAAAGGTTTGATAAAATTTGTTTTAGGTTCATTATAAGGTCTATGACAATGATACCCATTAATCAACACCACTAATATGTTCATAGAACTCCTTGATTTGAAAAATatgaaacttttaaattttctaatagGACCGAAGAACTTCAAATCACTTCAAACTAAAATTAATGTACTATTGCAAGTCTCCTTAATGTATCCATTTCCTTATATGTGTATTTGACAGCTTAAATTGAGAGTAGTGAATTTTTGAatgggtaaaataaaaatttagagaTGCGTACGTGAACCTATGAGAAAGAGAAGGTGTATAATGGGAATGCGCAacttgattttgatattatagaAGCTAGATACTCAAAATGAGATTCCAAAACCTAAGTGGGAGGTTAAGTaaaatgctaaaaaaaaaaatgataatcccaattAGGCTCATTGACTATCCTTGAGGTGACCGACCCGGTCCGACGGAAGTTTTTATTGGTCCCTTGGCGACtgactagaggagggtgaatagccctgaaatAAAAATCAACCCTTCTTGAAAGAAAACACTTATATAATAACAAAACGaaaatgcataaattaaaagGCAGTGCCATACAAGAATTTACTAGGTTTGCAATCATAAGATTGCTAATCTTAGACAAATAAAGTTCACTCAAGTCTCTTTtgggtggagaagtctcttacaacgttgacaggtCACACAGTAGTAGAATAGACAAAGAAGCTGATTACAAATGATTGTTTTAAGCTACTgagatcagggttgtatttatacccctgatcggggtgcctggaagggttccaagcgtctggaggggataaaattttatccccatcgcaacGGATTGCGCCAAGTCGCATTCTAATAAACTtttgggtccgggcgctcggacccaaaAGTCATCAtcctgttgactttttggtccaggtcttccgcttcggtttcgctcgcttgggtccAAATCTTCGCTCCAACTCCGCttccttgggtgatttcggccattcggaatagagctcacccgaatttatttttcgaccttcgagcagtcttctgctctagcttcttgtccctcagaaacatCGCACGCCTCAtgctcatccgccagcgtactcttctacagcgcctcgtccctcgaacacatcgagctcgtcgactctctcccatgtcgtccttctcgctagctgggtctttcactcgactacctatgctcctaagttcctgccaACTTAGATACAAGACATCAAAACAACAagatgacctaacttgactttgttgatcacatcaaaactatcacgaggtacttacaatctccccctttttaatgtggatcaacccaagttaagttaagataAACAAGATATTAAATTAAAGACATTGAATGAAATTGTAAGTTTTGAAACAGTAAATATAAATATGCAAGTTTTTTAAATATCTACCTCCCCCTTAAAATATgcaagttttttaaaatatctaCCTCCCCTTGAAACTTAActtttaactctccccctttgattacattaaaaatagAGGTGCTTTAAAATGAATTGGAAAAAGTCCAAAATAAAGTCTAaggaaaatattattataatgatTATTTAGGAAATCATGAAAGTTTAAGTTTCGAtaaaatcttgactttaataagttaaaaaaatttgaaaaatatttttaagcatcgaaaatttttgaatattttaataGGGATTGAACATACATTTATAAAGCTGATATAAAATTTTGCATAAAGGAGTTAACTTaagtagaaaataagtttttaaaaaaaacttaaattttaaaaactacctttttgagtaattgacaaatatttttagattgggcaaaataaaaaaattataacagttaactatttaacagttagtcaattaaatattcatttcaataattagcttttaggctgtggcgaggcactagatctttttggatattggaacaacaatcacttctacataaagttttttaaagaaatgTAACATTTAACTTTCTTTCTGCAAAttgtaacttttttttaaaaaaattattctacaCAGAATTTGGaaatccaatataggtttcttTCTACTGGATTGATCAAATATCTTTTAGGGATATATATTTTTGTTACTTTTCTGATTTGGCCCTTATGAAATCAATAATACTAGTTTAATCCTCTAAAATTTGAAGTAGAAAAATTtaaacatgcagaattttttaagttttctatttgttctttctaattagtattttcaatttttaacttatcTTGATCCTCTAttaaacatgattttgctaaagtcCTTTTTATCTTtagattttcattttttaatttgtcatttttagttttcaatttgCATATTGATTTAATGCTGAAATATGATCAggtggtaagaggcatacctcacttaccatgtcagatctGAAGCTTGATTTTCCCcttgcttcgctgcattcatctgaagtcgctcccccttcatcgatgttggcttCTGAAGTGCTTTATTCTTCGTGGCTAGCCATCAGTGCTAGACCAGTAtatgcttctatttctgactTGGATGATGAGCTTTCTTTCCAAGTGGTCTTGAGATTCTTGTACTTGTTTTGCTTGAGCCTcttgtcttttttcctttttgagttctagTCAGTCCTCCTTTTTGTGTCTttctttttgacactggtagcatcgaacctttcttttatttcttggatttttttttctgttttacatttctttaaatttgttagatctaaaaaatttcctaaatttccttaccatggaAGCTTCTTGGTTTTCTTGTTGATCTGAGTCTGATTCGGGTTCGTCCTTCTTTGTGGCTCTGAGTGTCAGGTTCTGGCTTAACTCTTTACTTGATCCTGCACATCTAAATTCTTGTAATTCTAAAGTCGAAAACAATtcttctagtgtacttacctccaagtccttcaaaatatagtaggcgtcgattatcaAAGTTCATTATGGAGTCCTGGGAAAAGCATTGAGTGTGTAGCATACcaagtctcggtttgttaccgtttcgctAAGGTTTACCAGTCCGATGATCAACTCCTTGATTTACACGTGTAGTTGGGCAACCTTCTCATCTTTTTCCAGATGTACATTTGTTAGTTGATTTTGAAGAAGGTCTCGTCGTGCGAGTTTCGCtttggatgtgccttcgtggagtttcaggaatttctcctagaggtCTTTGGCCGACGactagcttccgatgcggttgacttcttgaggcggaaacACACTTAACAAGTGATATTTGGCTCTGATGTTAGTGATGAAATCACTTTGTTCTTTCTTTGTTCATaggtactcttctttctctacgccttgttgatcttttggaactacaaaaccatatttaataattaaaaaaatttcaaagtcagtttttaggaatacctccattcggcgttttcCAGTACGctaattccccctcgaactttggtggaatgaggcttggtccgaccatcgatTTCTTAGCTTCGGTAGGCGGTTAGTCCCGTTGatgcaatttgcactaacggtctaactcaagttttaatgaatggaaagtaagttaagttaggttctgttgtgatctaaccacttgattaagtgtgcagtaggaagtccagataagtcgacaggccgaccggatatctggcaaaaaaaatcagctaggtcaacaggccgatCGGATGGCTGGTACGAAGTTCAGATAGATcgacggattgactggatatctggcgagaagtctaggtaggtcaacgggccgactagGGGTGGCAATTCGGTTCGAGTTCGGGTTGACGGGTTCGGGTTGGCAGGTTGGCAAATGAAAATctgaacccgacctgattattaattcgggtcaaactattcaacctgaacctgatctgtttatttgcaCTTAACCCGAACCCGCCCCGTTTGACCTGTTTAACCCGTTTGACCCGAACATGACCTAAATtcattaaagaaattttttatattaaattaaaaattaaaaataacatttgatccggcggtaagagcaGGGGACCCCTTTTaagggagtcaacgccacgtggaaatcAAGGGATCAAACGTCCGAtcggagaaggggagaccggtcaACCGAACGGAGGTCCCAGCTGAATCAAAGACAACTCGACGGGacttggggttccgacgctcatggaacAGGGTCGACCGGTCGATCGGGgagcccgctcggccaggcagaAAACAGCAATACTGTGAACAGTTAGTAGAGCACGCGATCAGGaaactcccgagcggaccagTATCGTAGACCGGTCGGACGTAAGGAGACgcccgaccggccggacgctcggcatagaaacagaagatacaaaaggacaagggaaacataTTTTTCTGACAGCGAGCATGTCCTACAAtcaggccatactcaaaatcttacgacagagggatccgctgtcccatcagagacgtgctcagactgtagcggtatggtgtcaggtaagctcctctgacaagcccatactgcggtatgggaaaggacacgtgtacacctcggtgggTGTGCACTcacttctccacagccctatataaagggtctcTCACTTCGCCTGAGGTACGTTTTTTCCGATTCTCGGAGCCAcccctttgttgtccacttgcctgacttgaacgtcggaggatcgtcgccgggaaccccttccctgccCGATTTCTTttcaggttcaccggaggtccgtaCGATCGGTCGGGGATCTATGTCAGcaacgcggagagcgccacgtgcccagcgtccgttgattcagcgttcagacaggatcaatatttatctac contains:
- the LOC122009045 gene encoding arginine decarboxylase-like yields the protein MPALACVDAAVVPPGYAFARDGALPAPRAFLGGAPTTGDYDTSDFSAPWSTAHSSALYRIDGWGAPYFRVNSSGDIAVRPHGAATLPHQEIDLMKVVKKASASKSSGGLGLRLPLLVRLPDVLKHRLESLHAAFDFAIQSVGYGGRYHGVYPVKCNQDRYIVEDIVEFGAPFHYGLEAGSKAELLLAMSCLTRGSPDALLVCNGYKDEEYIALALIARSMNLNTVIVLEQEEELDTVVETSRRLGIRPVIGLRAKLRTKHSGHFGSTSGEKGKFGLTTMQTLSVVQKLQRLEMLDCLQLLHFHIGSQIPSTSLLAEGVVEAAQIYCELSRLGASMRVIDIGGGLGIDYDGSHSGDSDMSVNYGLEEYACTVVRTVMLACDRKNVNHPIICSESGRALVSHHSVLIFEAVSSDSIKADASPFASPNLSFLADELADDARAGYNSLMAAAFRRDYESSAIYAEQLKRTCVEHFKDGIIGLEHLAAVDGLCDIVTKKLGVADQVKTYHVNLSIFNSIPDLWSIGQVFPIVPIHHLDQRPGVKGVLSDLTCDSDGKVNQFIGGLTSLPLHEFGGGGGGGYYLGMFLGGAYQEALGGLHNLFGGPSVVRVAQSDGPYCFAVTLAVPGSSCAQVLQAMRHEPEVMFEALKHRAAECGVGGADAIMRAFHSMPYLICRTGGGVGGGDAIGSDSDGCCGGGDVIGSDSDGCCGGGEEEDEDDWGFMRSLIM